In the Streptomyces formicae genome, one interval contains:
- a CDS encoding helix-turn-helix domain-containing protein — protein MTTTMPTPTATTGDTFADRTLGFLRIRTFRGTARPVRHVPDADAVTDPYVLLGFHTAGRATLGGPGSTEVCLPGDVFLRDGARPLTLEEREDFELHLVHVPRRALALTDRQARDLAGRAPFADGTVAPLLGPLLREITAAEPGPPSRAALRWAGAVADLVALLAVEDAGPGSAEDGQDREALVRRLRAYVDANLRDRNLTPATVAEAQHISIRYLHKLFEGRGSTVGRWIQHRRLEEARRELARPARDDITVAAVASRWGFASATHFSRSFRTAYGMSPSDWRDGRTRPAEGPGTGRR, from the coding sequence GTGACAACGACCATGCCCACCCCCACCGCCACCACGGGGGACACCTTCGCAGACCGCACGCTCGGCTTCCTCCGCATCCGCACGTTCCGGGGAACGGCGCGCCCGGTCCGGCACGTTCCCGACGCGGACGCCGTGACCGACCCGTACGTCCTGCTGGGCTTCCACACCGCCGGGCGGGCCACGCTCGGCGGGCCCGGCAGCACCGAGGTCTGCCTGCCCGGAGACGTCTTCCTCCGTGACGGGGCGCGTCCCCTCACCCTGGAGGAGAGGGAGGACTTCGAACTGCACCTGGTGCACGTCCCGCGCCGTGCCCTGGCCCTCACCGACCGGCAGGCGCGCGACCTGGCAGGACGGGCCCCGTTCGCCGACGGAACCGTGGCGCCGTTGCTCGGCCCGCTCCTGCGCGAGATCACCGCGGCGGAACCCGGGCCCCCGTCACGCGCCGCGCTGCGCTGGGCCGGGGCGGTCGCCGACCTCGTCGCGCTGCTCGCCGTCGAGGACGCAGGACCCGGCTCCGCAGAGGACGGACAGGACCGCGAGGCCCTGGTCCGCAGACTGCGGGCGTACGTCGACGCTAACCTGCGCGACCGCAACCTGACACCGGCCACCGTCGCCGAGGCCCAGCACATCTCGATCCGCTATCTGCACAAGCTCTTCGAGGGGCGGGGGAGCACGGTCGGCCGGTGGATCCAGCACCGCCGCCTGGAGGAGGCCCGCCGCGAGCTGGCCCGTCCGGCACGCGACGACATCACGGTGGCGGCGGTCGCCAGTCGCTGGGGATTCGCCAGTGCCACCCACTTCAGCCGCAGTTTCCGTACGGCATACGGCATGTCGCCCAGCGACTGGCGCGACGGCCGGACCAGACCCGCCGAAGGGCCGGGAACCGGCCGCCGCTGA
- a CDS encoding nuclear transport factor 2 family protein, producing MTAFDTAAYETAVARYFEAWNAGGDENVIKAVAAAWTEDGSYTDPLADVSGHEGLAAVINGAHEQFPGFEFRRTGTVDGHHGIARFTWELVSTADGTAPVAGADVITLADDGRIRTVHGFLDRLPTA from the coding sequence ATGACCGCATTCGACACCGCCGCGTACGAGACCGCAGTCGCCCGCTACTTCGAGGCCTGGAACGCCGGGGGCGACGAGAACGTCATCAAGGCTGTGGCCGCCGCCTGGACCGAGGACGGCAGCTACACCGACCCGCTGGCCGACGTCTCCGGGCACGAGGGCCTCGCCGCCGTGATCAACGGGGCCCACGAGCAGTTCCCCGGCTTCGAGTTCCGCCGGACCGGCACGGTCGACGGGCACCACGGCATCGCTCGCTTCACCTGGGAGCTCGTGTCGACCGCGGACGGAACCGCACCCGTTGCCGGGGCCGACGTCATCACGCTGGCCGACGACGGCCGGATCCGTACCGTCCACGGATTCCTCGACCGCCTCCCCACAGCCTGA
- a CDS encoding AAA family ATPase has translation MGSGQGDRTLVGRRREQALLERSLDEARVGACGSATVLRGEAGIGKTALLEWTVARAARDGFTVLRVVGSESESGIAFGALHRVLLPLRENSRALPPHQRLALERALGLRDELPPKGFMVGAAALALLAEQARRGPVLIVVDDLQWVDPSSAAVFVFLHQRIVSLPVVMVCASRSDGSALEGWPAHPVDVEALSGEDARTLLRRRQPGLAAGAVRRVLAEAAGNPLALAELPGRFADEHRRGVVPLPERLPLGSRLEEVFARRVRSLPGSAARVLLLAALDDVADVGGDAVRSTEQGGAEGVLDAIEASGLARWDAAGRLVFRHPLVRSAVIAAVPDAERRSAHRSLAERLREDDPRRLLHEASAAEGPDERLAARLQEAGTRIAGRGGDAEGAMLLERAAALGTGPGDRARRLTWAAVMSARGGRLAYAAELLREIRRGPVPEDIAPLFAYAVVYVDQSHHVDFASSFELLPGALEALTAPGAPVFGDLVEQMAFKLLLASAYTGDPRGWDVLERHRGHLSPAVRLCHRAWADPPRTAHGAERELRSLVARVAARRETAGAWLLLWAASAVDAADEELRRLFDDEHTYATQGSVAKARCHQAFLRGRWDAAEECLREADTAEELGYHCNALLFRHYYAHFLAGRGDERGLRDVRARIGPVATSARMRFVTDHLDRLDALAALAHGRDEEAYLLLRRVMPPGQLPRGLAWFHLAFFDFVVASLRCGRRAEARAHVAAGRAARMDSVSAHHAFLLAAATAITADDAEADAAYAAACAVPGAGEWVFDMARLRLLHGAGLRRRGRRAEAVDTLHAALRAFQGLRADPWVEQCRAELRAADRPSNGTSVPADGLTAQELRVARLVSTGLTNKEVGAALQLSPRTIGAHLYRIFPKLGVTSRAALAGALPDS, from the coding sequence ATGGGCAGCGGACAGGGTGACAGGACGCTCGTCGGCCGTCGGCGCGAACAGGCGCTGCTGGAGCGGTCCCTCGATGAGGCGCGCGTCGGGGCGTGCGGTTCGGCGACGGTGTTGCGCGGCGAAGCGGGCATCGGGAAGACGGCGCTGCTGGAGTGGACGGTCGCGCGCGCGGCGCGCGACGGGTTCACCGTCCTGCGTGTGGTGGGCAGCGAGTCGGAGTCCGGCATCGCCTTCGGCGCGCTGCACCGAGTGCTGCTGCCGCTGCGGGAAAACTCGCGTGCGCTGCCTCCGCACCAGCGGCTCGCCCTGGAACGGGCGCTGGGGCTGCGCGACGAGCTGCCGCCGAAGGGGTTCATGGTGGGCGCTGCCGCGCTGGCGCTGCTCGCCGAACAGGCGCGTCGCGGCCCGGTGCTGATCGTCGTCGACGACCTTCAGTGGGTGGATCCTTCCAGCGCCGCCGTCTTCGTCTTCCTGCACCAGCGGATCGTCTCTCTGCCCGTGGTGATGGTGTGCGCGAGCCGGTCCGACGGGTCCGCTCTGGAGGGCTGGCCCGCCCATCCGGTGGATGTCGAGGCGCTGTCGGGCGAGGACGCGCGGACGCTGCTGCGGCGCCGACAGCCGGGGCTCGCCGCCGGTGCCGTCCGGCGGGTGCTCGCGGAGGCCGCTGGCAACCCTCTCGCCCTGGCCGAGTTGCCCGGTCGGTTTGCGGACGAGCATCGCAGGGGCGTCGTACCGCTCCCGGAGCGGCTGCCGTTGGGCAGCCGTCTGGAGGAGGTGTTCGCGCGGCGGGTGCGGTCGCTGCCCGGGAGTGCGGCGCGCGTCCTGCTGCTCGCCGCGCTGGACGACGTGGCGGACGTCGGTGGCGATGCCGTGCGCTCGACGGAACAAGGCGGCGCCGAAGGGGTTCTGGACGCGATCGAGGCGAGCGGGCTCGCCCGCTGGGACGCCGCGGGACGGCTGGTCTTCCGCCATCCCCTGGTGCGGAGCGCCGTGATCGCCGCCGTCCCGGACGCCGAACGGCGGTCCGCGCACCGGTCGTTGGCTGAGCGGCTGCGCGAGGACGACCCACGTCGGCTCCTGCACGAGGCGTCCGCCGCCGAGGGCCCCGACGAACGGCTGGCCGCCCGGCTCCAGGAGGCCGGCACCCGCATCGCGGGGCGCGGTGGTGACGCGGAGGGCGCCATGCTCCTCGAGCGCGCGGCCGCTCTCGGGACCGGTCCCGGCGACCGCGCGCGTCGTCTGACGTGGGCCGCCGTGATGTCGGCGCGGGGCGGGCGGCTCGCGTACGCGGCGGAACTCCTGAGGGAAATCCGGCGCGGCCCGGTGCCGGAGGACATCGCTCCGCTCTTCGCCTACGCGGTCGTGTACGTCGACCAGAGCCACCACGTGGACTTCGCCTCGTCCTTCGAGCTGCTGCCCGGGGCGCTGGAGGCGCTGACGGCGCCGGGCGCGCCGGTCTTCGGTGACCTCGTCGAGCAGATGGCGTTCAAGCTGCTGCTCGCGTCGGCCTACACGGGTGACCCGCGCGGCTGGGACGTCCTTGAGCGGCATCGCGGGCACCTCTCCCCCGCCGTACGCCTGTGCCACCGCGCGTGGGCGGACCCGCCGCGCACGGCGCACGGCGCGGAGAGGGAACTGCGGTCCCTGGTGGCGCGCGTCGCGGCCCGGCGGGAGACCGCCGGAGCCTGGCTGCTGCTCTGGGCGGCGTCGGCGGTGGACGCGGCCGACGAGGAGCTGCGGCGGCTCTTCGACGACGAGCACACGTACGCCACCCAGGGGTCCGTCGCGAAGGCGCGGTGCCATCAGGCGTTCCTGCGGGGCCGTTGGGACGCCGCCGAGGAGTGTCTGCGCGAGGCCGACACCGCGGAGGAGCTCGGGTATCACTGCAACGCCCTGCTCTTCCGGCACTATTACGCGCACTTCCTGGCGGGCCGGGGCGACGAGCGGGGCCTGCGCGACGTGCGGGCGCGGATCGGGCCGGTGGCGACGTCGGCACGGATGCGGTTCGTCACGGACCACCTGGACCGTCTGGACGCGCTCGCCGCACTGGCGCACGGGCGGGACGAGGAGGCGTACCTCCTGCTGCGTCGCGTCATGCCGCCGGGTCAACTGCCGCGCGGCCTCGCGTGGTTCCACCTCGCGTTCTTCGACTTCGTCGTGGCGAGCCTGCGCTGCGGCCGCCGGGCGGAGGCGCGGGCCCACGTCGCGGCGGGGCGGGCCGCGCGGATGGACTCCGTCTCCGCGCACCACGCCTTCCTGCTGGCGGCCGCGACCGCCATCACGGCGGACGACGCGGAGGCGGACGCGGCGTACGCGGCGGCCTGCGCGGTGCCGGGAGCCGGTGAGTGGGTCTTCGACATGGCGCGCCTGCGACTGCTGCACGGGGCTGGGCTGCGCCGTCGGGGCCGCCGCGCCGAGGCGGTCGACACGCTGCACGCCGCCCTCCGTGCCTTCCAGGGGCTGCGCGCGGATCCGTGGGTGGAGCAGTGCCGGGCAGAGCTTCGGGCCGCGGACCGCCCGTCGAACGGCACGAGCGTCCCCGCCGACGGGCTGACCGCGCAGGAGTTGCGCGTCGCCCGCCTGGTGTCCACCGGCCTCACGAACAAGGAGGTCGGCGCGGCTCTCCAGCTGTCGCCGCGCACGATCGGGGCTCATCTCTACCGGATCTTCCCGAAGTTGGGGGTCACGTCACGGGCGGCTCTTGCGGGGGCGCTGCCGGATTCCTGA
- a CDS encoding helix-turn-helix domain-containing protein encodes MSVGSGTAVSPGTETSTDVESAFARWLTPLVAPGDADRRADGSVSFRQFGYVRMLTCASGPLRLVRGPRPGTEDAVALLVPREAAVRLVQDGRGVSVVPGESALIDLRRAFTVEYEGAARALFLRLPLHALHVPSVPLRSLTARALPPSAGSAAVLPALLRHLETAAPRVSAPLGERLGGLVTDLVAGLVEDLAEDAEGPPEDDRHPLVVTIRQYIDRHLGDPDLSAERIAAAHLISVRYLHRLFEAEGVTVGRLIQRQRVERCAGELARRGRSSPSIAVVAARWGFRSPAHFSRAFKSVYGHPPQQWRRMAMSGTADAPGTRA; translated from the coding sequence GTGAGCGTGGGATCCGGAACGGCCGTGTCGCCGGGCACCGAGACCTCGACCGACGTGGAGTCCGCCTTCGCGCGCTGGCTCACACCCCTCGTGGCACCCGGCGACGCCGACAGACGGGCGGACGGGTCCGTGTCCTTCCGGCAGTTCGGCTACGTCCGCATGCTGACCTGCGCGTCGGGGCCGCTGCGGCTGGTCCGCGGTCCCCGCCCGGGCACGGAGGACGCGGTCGCGCTGCTCGTCCCGCGCGAGGCGGCGGTGCGGCTGGTCCAGGACGGGCGCGGCGTGTCCGTGGTGCCGGGTGAGTCGGCGCTCATCGACCTGCGCCGCGCGTTCACCGTCGAGTACGAGGGCGCGGCCCGCGCGCTCTTCCTTCGGCTGCCCCTGCACGCGCTGCACGTTCCCTCGGTCCCCCTGCGGTCCCTCACGGCTCGCGCGCTCCCGCCGTCCGCGGGCTCCGCGGCGGTTCTCCCCGCCCTGCTCCGGCACTTGGAGACCGCGGCCCCGCGGGTGTCCGCCCCGCTGGGCGAACGGCTCGGCGGTCTCGTCACGGATCTGGTCGCCGGGCTCGTCGAGGACCTCGCCGAGGACGCGGAAGGGCCGCCCGAGGACGACAGGCACCCCTTGGTCGTCACCATCCGCCAGTACATCGACCGTCACCTCGGCGACCCGGACCTATCCGCAGAACGCATCGCCGCGGCGCACCTCATCTCGGTCCGCTATCTGCACCGCCTCTTCGAGGCCGAGGGCGTCACCGTAGGGAGGCTGATCCAGCGTCAGCGCGTCGAGCGGTGCGCCGGGGAGCTCGCGCGGCGCGGCCGGAGCAGTCCGTCCATCGCCGTGGTCGCCGCCCGCTGGGGCTTTCGCAGTCCGGCGCACTTCAGCCGCGCGTTCAAGTCCGTCTACGGCCATCCGCCTCAGCAGTGGCGGCGGATGGCTATGTCCGGGACGGCCGACGCTCCGGGGACGCGTGCCTGA
- a CDS encoding alpha/beta hydrolase, translating into MEADVPVVGERPVLERHTRAFAETYACPSWPESASEPGSDDPASSRSRMAALWDGGGADDPDIEEEWLALPGRDGNRIRVRILRPAGTDEPLPVVLYLHGLGWMLTDAYAHRRLLADLVLGADAAVVVPEYDTPRDARHPHAVERAYTVARWVAGQGAECHLDGARMAVVGASAGAQLAAALTLVARERGGPDFRHQVLVCPVTDAAMDTPSYRRFADGYFLSRDAMHGYWQQYAPDRESRAQGAVSPLRASVSRLRDLPPALVLTAEADVLRDEGEAYAARLREADVPVVSIRYQGTIHGFVLFDLLRGTEASRAARIQLTDTLHAALHSA; encoded by the coding sequence GTGGAAGCAGACGTTCCAGTCGTCGGGGAGAGACCTGTGCTCGAACGGCACACGAGGGCCTTCGCCGAAACGTACGCCTGTCCCTCCTGGCCCGAGTCCGCGTCCGAGCCCGGGTCCGACGACCCGGCCTCGTCCAGGTCCCGCATGGCCGCCCTGTGGGACGGCGGCGGCGCGGACGACCCGGACATCGAGGAAGAGTGGCTGGCGCTGCCGGGGCGCGACGGGAACCGCATCAGGGTACGGATCCTGCGCCCGGCCGGCACCGACGAACCGCTGCCGGTCGTGCTGTACCTGCACGGCCTCGGCTGGATGCTGACCGACGCGTACGCGCACCGGCGACTGCTTGCCGACCTCGTGCTCGGCGCCGATGCCGCCGTGGTCGTCCCCGAGTACGACACCCCGCGGGACGCCCGCCACCCGCACGCCGTGGAGCGCGCCTACACGGTGGCCCGCTGGGTCGCGGGGCAGGGCGCGGAGTGCCACCTGGACGGGGCCAGGATGGCGGTCGTCGGCGCCAGCGCGGGCGCCCAACTGGCCGCAGCCCTCACGCTCGTGGCGCGCGAGCGCGGCGGCCCGGACTTCCGCCACCAGGTCCTTGTCTGCCCGGTGACGGACGCGGCGATGGACACCCCGTCCTACCGGCGGTTCGCCGACGGATACTTCCTCAGCCGCGACGCCATGCACGGCTACTGGCAGCAGTACGCGCCGGACCGCGAGAGCCGAGCGCAGGGTGCCGTCTCGCCGCTGCGCGCATCGGTGAGCCGACTGCGCGATCTGCCTCCGGCGCTGGTCCTGACGGCCGAGGCCGACGTGCTCCGCGACGAGGGCGAGGCGTACGCGGCCCGGCTGCGGGAAGCGGACGTGCCCGTCGTGTCGATCCGCTACCAGGGCACCATCCACGGCTTCGTGCTCTTCGACCTGCTCCGCGGGACCGAGGCGTCCCGGGCGGCCCGCATCCAGCTGACGGACACACTGCACGCCGCCTTGCACTCGGCGTGA
- a CDS encoding GNAT family N-acetyltransferase: MTQPETTPTLRRVDARHRYEILVDGESAGFTAYRDRDDRRVFFHTEIDDAYAGQGLASILVRQALEDVRSTGLRAVPVCPYVAKFLKKHEEFADVTEPVTPEVLEWLDGVLKR, translated from the coding sequence ATGACGCAGCCCGAAACGACCCCGACCCTCCGGCGCGTGGACGCCAGGCACCGCTACGAGATCCTCGTCGACGGCGAGAGCGCGGGCTTCACCGCGTACCGCGACCGCGACGACCGGCGCGTGTTCTTCCACACCGAGATCGACGACGCCTACGCCGGGCAGGGCCTGGCCTCGATCCTCGTACGGCAGGCACTGGAGGACGTGCGGAGCACGGGCCTGCGCGCCGTGCCCGTCTGCCCCTACGTGGCGAAGTTCCTCAAGAAGCACGAGGAGTTCGCCGACGTCACCGAGCCGGTGACGCCCGAGGTCCTGGAGTGGCTGGACGGCGTCCTGAAGCGCTGA
- a CDS encoding AraC family transcriptional regulator, with translation MTDSLVPNEVVHEEPETGIHARMELWQVGGLGLFSTRNSGFEVRRNDRHVRHHRSRPVISVSLQPEGVHRAEIAGRQQVLGPDDICVFHELSPRVYGWSGDGASQSMMFDVDRLDMPVDAVVKASLQLRASPLYDLVLNHLRGVWRDPGRLEGDPGAAALATATTELVRALLVSAAHAEESPAVRSAMDETLLTRVLAYARRHLSDRDLTPERIAREHAVSVRKLYALLNDADIRLEQWLITERLARAREMLTAPRYDRLTVAAVGARCGFTSPSHFSRRFQAAYGTSPSEWRRHRDVTSSDGGG, from the coding sequence TTGACCGACTCGCTGGTGCCCAATGAAGTGGTCCACGAGGAGCCGGAGACGGGCATCCACGCGCGCATGGAGCTGTGGCAGGTGGGCGGGCTCGGGCTGTTCTCCACCCGCAATTCGGGCTTCGAGGTACGCCGCAACGACCGGCACGTGCGCCATCACCGCAGTCGGCCCGTGATCTCGGTTTCGCTCCAGCCCGAAGGCGTCCACCGGGCCGAGATCGCGGGCAGGCAGCAGGTCCTCGGGCCGGACGACATCTGTGTGTTCCACGAGTTGTCGCCCCGGGTCTACGGCTGGTCGGGCGACGGCGCGTCCCAGTCCATGATGTTCGACGTGGACCGTCTGGACATGCCGGTGGACGCCGTGGTGAAGGCCTCGCTGCAGTTGCGCGCCAGTCCCCTGTACGACTTGGTCCTGAACCATCTGCGCGGTGTCTGGCGCGATCCGGGGCGTCTTGAGGGCGACCCCGGCGCCGCAGCCCTCGCCACGGCCACCACCGAGCTCGTCCGCGCGCTGCTCGTCTCCGCCGCGCACGCCGAGGAGTCCCCCGCCGTCCGCTCGGCGATGGACGAGACGCTGCTCACGCGGGTCCTGGCGTACGCCCGCCGCCACCTCTCCGACCGCGACCTGACGCCGGAGCGGATCGCGCGGGAGCACGCCGTCTCGGTGCGCAAGCTCTACGCCCTGCTCAACGACGCGGACATCAGACTGGAGCAGTGGCTCATCACCGAGCGTCTGGCCAGGGCGCGCGAGATGCTGACCGCGCCCCGCTACGACCGGCTCACCGTCGCGGCGGTGGGCGCGCGGTGCGGGTTCACCAGCCCGAGTCACTTCAGCCGCCGCTTCCAGGCGGCGTACGGCACGTCCCCCAGCGAGTGGCGCCGACACCGCGACGTCACGAGCTCCGACGGCGGCGGGTGA
- a CDS encoding helix-turn-helix transcriptional regulator, with the protein MSEGSTTGAATGTRAGLGAPELTGRETQRAVIDAALAHIATTGASVILRGDPGTGRTALLGAAEATARRAGLRVLRMTGAEAESELPFAALHQVLWPLLGDSDGLSEHQRHALESALGVREGAPPRGFTVAGAALTLLAHAAARRPLVVLLDDLQWADPSSVAVFAYVQRHLAPLPLVAIAATRRTGAATGRARPADREEHDTSACLAGEVIDLPPLDAPHAELLLRTRHPSLSEGVRRRVLRAAAGNPLALHELPQQVARLAADRAESLASPALPEMPELFDALPLGERLGRLYEDRLRALPAAARGLLLVAALGDASTRHRTVLQTLAEHAAGPPWHQLEEDIERSGLAHLDPQWELLEFHHPLVRASLTHLASPAELRAAHRQLADALPAKDARRTLHLAAAALGTDAELAARLHAEADSMSAQGGDAEATVLMARAAGLSPDRTTRTARLVAAAALAVRAGRPHLAAEHLAGAEAAARPGRPEPAAPYAFAVACTRLHLDADPRPAIELLPAVLDAPVPPDAGDQHAALIGPILFLLLVAAALTGDERAWDALDRHAAHPAAPTGAELCRRAWHGPHRAVHEVPRRLRETVAALPEDRETTEAWLLLWTAAAVDSLGEHCALWSAFARRHAYSTQTFTDSLRAHDDFLHGNWDTALAAARAGARTSAEHGYALAETLFLQTEGHILAARGDRAGLTALEPALGTRAGERRLRLVTDLLSGMRTLCALGHGDAEEAWLHACDLITPGAVTDRGPWTHLSLVDRVQAAVDSGRTEEARRHLRAVRASGLARISAHHTFLVTVAEAIAATDDEADERHAAVYAQRDAENWPFPLARAHLAHAVRLRRQHRTQEASAHCRAALTAFTRLDATPWVARASRELAAADADIEAAGRTSGHHPLLTAQETRIARLAARGLTNRQIGARLSLSPRTIGAHLYRIFPKLDITTRAGIARALDASLRNPAAPPQEPPVT; encoded by the coding sequence ATGAGCGAGGGGAGTACGACCGGGGCCGCGACTGGGACCCGGGCCGGGCTCGGCGCACCGGAGTTGACCGGACGAGAAACGCAACGCGCGGTCATCGACGCGGCCCTGGCCCACATCGCCACCACCGGGGCGTCCGTCATCCTGCGCGGCGACCCCGGCACGGGGCGGACAGCCCTGCTGGGAGCGGCCGAGGCGACGGCCCGCCGGGCCGGTCTGCGGGTGCTGCGGATGACCGGCGCTGAGGCAGAGTCGGAGCTGCCGTTCGCCGCCCTGCACCAGGTCCTGTGGCCCCTCCTCGGCGACTCCGACGGTCTCTCCGAACACCAGCGGCACGCCCTGGAAAGCGCGTTGGGCGTGCGCGAGGGCGCCCCGCCCAGAGGATTCACGGTGGCGGGCGCCGCCCTCACCCTGCTCGCGCACGCCGCCGCACGCCGCCCCCTGGTCGTACTCCTGGACGATCTGCAGTGGGCCGACCCGTCCAGCGTCGCCGTGTTCGCCTACGTACAGCGGCACTTGGCCCCGCTGCCCCTGGTCGCGATCGCGGCGACCCGGCGTACCGGGGCCGCGACCGGCCGCGCCCGGCCCGCCGACCGCGAGGAGCACGACACCAGCGCCTGCCTGGCGGGAGAAGTGATCGACCTGCCGCCGCTGGACGCGCCGCACGCCGAGCTGCTGCTGCGCACCCGCCACCCGTCCCTGTCCGAGGGGGTGCGCCGCAGGGTCCTGCGGGCGGCCGCGGGCAACCCGCTCGCCCTGCACGAACTGCCGCAGCAGGTGGCGCGATTGGCCGCCGACCGTGCCGAATCCCTCGCGAGCCCCGCGCTGCCGGAGATGCCTGAGCTGTTCGACGCGCTGCCCTTGGGGGAGCGCCTCGGGCGGCTGTACGAGGACAGGCTGCGCGCCCTGCCCGCCGCCGCCCGCGGCCTCCTGCTCGTCGCGGCCCTCGGCGACGCCTCCACCCGGCACCGCACGGTGCTGCAAACCCTGGCGGAGCACGCCGCGGGCCCGCCCTGGCACCAGCTCGAAGAGGACATCGAACGCTCCGGGCTCGCGCACCTCGACCCGCAGTGGGAACTCCTGGAATTCCACCACCCCCTGGTGCGCGCCTCCCTGACACACCTCGCCTCCCCGGCCGAACTCCGCGCCGCCCACCGGCAGCTCGCCGACGCCCTGCCCGCCAAGGACGCGCGGCGCACCCTGCACCTCGCGGCCGCCGCGCTCGGCACCGACGCCGAACTCGCCGCGCGGCTGCACGCCGAGGCCGACAGCATGTCCGCCCAGGGCGGAGACGCCGAGGCGACGGTGCTGATGGCGCGCGCGGCCGGACTCAGCCCCGACCGGACGACCAGGACCGCCCGTCTCGTCGCCGCAGCGGCCCTGGCCGTACGCGCCGGTCGCCCCCACCTGGCGGCGGAACACCTCGCCGGGGCCGAGGCCGCGGCACGCCCCGGCAGGCCCGAACCCGCCGCCCCGTACGCCTTCGCCGTCGCCTGCACCCGGCTCCACCTCGACGCCGACCCGCGTCCCGCCATCGAGCTGCTGCCCGCCGTTCTGGACGCACCGGTCCCGCCGGACGCCGGGGACCAGCACGCCGCACTCATCGGCCCGATCCTCTTCCTCCTCCTCGTCGCGGCTGCCCTCACCGGGGACGAGCGGGCGTGGGACGCCCTCGACCGGCACGCGGCGCACCCCGCCGCGCCCACCGGGGCTGAGCTCTGCCGACGGGCCTGGCACGGCCCCCACCGGGCTGTCCACGAGGTACCACGGCGGCTGCGCGAAACGGTCGCGGCCCTGCCCGAGGACCGCGAGACCACCGAGGCATGGCTGCTGCTCTGGACGGCCGCGGCTGTCGACTCCCTCGGCGAGCACTGCGCGCTCTGGAGCGCGTTCGCCCGCCGCCACGCGTACTCCACCCAGACGTTCACGGACAGCCTCCGGGCCCACGACGACTTCCTGCACGGGAACTGGGACACCGCCCTGGCCGCCGCCCGCGCCGGTGCGCGAACGTCCGCGGAACACGGCTACGCGCTGGCCGAGACGCTGTTCTTGCAGACCGAGGGACACATCCTCGCCGCCCGCGGGGACCGGGCGGGGCTCACCGCACTGGAACCGGCGCTCGGCACCCGCGCGGGAGAACGCCGTCTGCGTCTGGTCACCGACCTGCTGAGCGGGATGCGGACGCTGTGCGCGCTCGGCCACGGGGACGCCGAGGAGGCGTGGCTCCACGCCTGCGACCTCATTACGCCCGGTGCGGTGACGGACCGCGGCCCCTGGACACATCTCTCGCTCGTCGACCGGGTACAAGCCGCCGTCGACAGCGGACGGACCGAGGAGGCCCGGCGCCATCTGCGGGCGGTCCGCGCGTCCGGCCTCGCCCGCATCTCGGCGCACCACACCTTTCTGGTGACCGTTGCCGAGGCCATCGCCGCCACCGACGACGAGGCGGACGAGCGGCACGCGGCCGTGTACGCCCAGCGGGACGCGGAGAACTGGCCCTTCCCGCTGGCCAGGGCCCACCTGGCGCACGCCGTGCGGCTGCGCCGACAGCACAGGACCCAGGAGGCGAGCGCGCACTGCCGTGCCGCGCTCACCGCCTTCACCCGCCTGGACGCCACGCCCTGGGTCGCGCGGGCCTCCCGCGAACTCGCCGCGGCGGACGCGGACATCGAGGCCGCAGGCAGGACTTCCGGGCACCACCCGCTGCTCACGGCGCAGGAGACACGGATAGCCCGGCTCGCGGCCCGAGGCCTCACCAACCGGCAGATCGGCGCGCGGCTCTCGCTCTCCCCGAGGACGATCGGCGCGCACCTCTACCGAATCTTCCCCAAGCTCGACATCACCACCAGGGCGGGAATCGCACGCGCCCTGGACGCCTCTCTCAGGAATCCGGCAGCGCCCCCGCAAGAGCCGCCCGTGACGTGA